Proteins encoded within one genomic window of Actinoplanes octamycinicus:
- a CDS encoding putative bifunctional diguanylate cyclase/phosphodiesterase gives MRPVDGSARTAGRILILAVVWAVLSVLLGVAGLLGDAPPAWLLWPAGIGSAATAVLAALAAAAASEGVARLFWQRLAAAAAVLTVGGLSHGTQTALAGHPTSMSGFSAACYLGAVAGAGYALLRLPHPPRSWRASLAMYLDVAVVGVAAMLVITHFLWSFPVPVPSGPGGPPPGPPPPGAPLPGLAAGMTMIVLVTAITAVVAVIRVGITGAGPLHGPALWYLAPIGLLAPASWMIYPAVKDHPHLSVTAMALSPVGLMFALAARSQIRHGGQPPRGVNLRWARRWRRISVVPYAAVAITVGMLITVTLHLGFLPPGLAGGSIVLITLVVIRQIAALSDNTDLLDQLEEQANHDDLTGLPNRRSFAATLQQRTAPAVVAVGDLDGFGTLNDRLGDERGDALLRAAAARITETFPDAVVARLLGDEFGVLIDGDQEHLGEQLVRAFRTPLRVDGHDLLVTATVGVAAGRDEALPDLLRRAELALKAAKRAGANRYTEHTAEMDSTAQHDADLAAALRRGLDMGEFRLVYQPIVELPGGRITGVEALVRWHPPDGPPVSPAEFIPVAEQTGLILDLGLWVIETACADAARWQHRHGAGAPRVNINVSARQLLDPDLPDQVASTIARYRLDPDKITLEITETAVFGGGAALNTVHDLRDLGVGVALDDFGTGQSSLTLLRTCPVTTLKVDKSFIDELNGTAEQEAIATSLSTIAATLGLRAVAEGVETQAQASRLEALGYRYAQGYFFAKPGPAALIDAALEAPVVID, from the coding sequence ATGCGACCAGTGGACGGATCGGCCCGCACGGCCGGGCGCATCCTCATCCTGGCGGTCGTCTGGGCGGTGCTGAGCGTCCTGCTCGGGGTCGCCGGCCTGCTCGGTGACGCGCCGCCCGCCTGGCTGCTCTGGCCGGCCGGGATCGGGTCGGCCGCCACCGCCGTGCTGGCCGCCCTGGCCGCCGCCGCGGCCAGCGAGGGAGTGGCCCGGCTGTTCTGGCAGCGACTGGCCGCAGCCGCCGCGGTGCTCACCGTGGGTGGCCTCAGCCACGGCACGCAGACCGCCCTGGCCGGTCACCCCACCTCGATGAGCGGCTTCAGCGCCGCCTGCTATCTGGGCGCGGTGGCCGGGGCCGGCTACGCGTTGCTGCGCCTGCCGCACCCGCCCCGGTCGTGGCGCGCCAGCCTGGCGATGTATCTGGACGTCGCGGTGGTCGGGGTGGCCGCCATGCTGGTGATCACCCACTTCCTCTGGTCGTTCCCGGTGCCGGTGCCCAGCGGTCCCGGTGGGCCGCCGCCCGGGCCCCCGCCGCCCGGCGCCCCGCTGCCCGGGCTGGCCGCCGGAATGACGATGATCGTTCTGGTCACCGCGATCACCGCGGTGGTCGCGGTGATCCGGGTCGGGATCACCGGCGCCGGACCGCTGCACGGGCCGGCCCTGTGGTACCTGGCTCCGATCGGGCTGCTCGCCCCGGCCTCCTGGATGATCTACCCGGCGGTCAAGGACCACCCGCACCTGAGCGTCACCGCCATGGCGCTGTCCCCGGTCGGACTGATGTTCGCCCTGGCCGCGCGTTCCCAGATCCGCCACGGCGGGCAGCCGCCGCGAGGAGTCAACCTGCGCTGGGCGCGCCGGTGGCGGCGGATCAGCGTGGTCCCGTACGCCGCCGTCGCGATCACCGTCGGCATGCTGATCACCGTCACCCTGCACCTGGGCTTCCTGCCGCCCGGCCTGGCCGGCGGCTCGATCGTGCTGATCACCCTGGTGGTGATCCGGCAGATCGCCGCGCTCTCCGACAACACCGACCTGCTGGACCAGTTGGAGGAGCAGGCCAACCACGACGACCTGACCGGCCTGCCGAACCGCCGGTCGTTCGCCGCCACCCTGCAGCAGCGCACCGCCCCGGCGGTGGTCGCGGTCGGCGACCTGGACGGTTTCGGCACCCTCAACGACCGGCTCGGCGACGAGCGCGGCGACGCGCTGCTGCGTGCCGCCGCGGCCCGGATCACCGAGACGTTCCCGGACGCGGTGGTGGCCCGGCTGCTCGGCGACGAGTTCGGCGTGCTGATCGACGGCGACCAGGAGCACCTGGGCGAGCAGCTGGTCCGGGCGTTCCGGACGCCGCTGCGGGTGGACGGCCACGACCTGCTGGTCACCGCCACCGTCGGGGTGGCCGCCGGGCGCGACGAGGCACTGCCCGACCTGCTGCGCCGCGCCGAACTGGCGCTCAAGGCGGCCAAGCGGGCCGGCGCGAACCGGTACACCGAGCACACCGCCGAGATGGACAGCACCGCGCAGCACGACGCCGACCTGGCCGCGGCGCTGCGCCGGGGCCTGGACATGGGCGAGTTCCGGCTGGTCTACCAGCCGATCGTGGAACTGCCCGGCGGCCGGATCACCGGCGTCGAGGCGCTGGTCCGCTGGCACCCGCCGGACGGGCCGCCGGTGTCGCCGGCCGAGTTCATCCCGGTCGCCGAGCAGACCGGGCTGATCCTCGACCTCGGCCTCTGGGTGATCGAGACGGCCTGCGCGGACGCGGCCCGCTGGCAGCACCGGCACGGCGCCGGCGCGCCCCGGGTCAACATCAACGTCTCGGCCCGGCAGCTGCTCGATCCGGACCTGCCGGACCAGGTCGCCTCGACCATCGCCCGGTACCGGCTGGACCCGGACAAGATCACCCTGGAGATCACCGAGACCGCGGTCTTCGGCGGCGGCGCGGCCCTGAACACCGTCCACGACCTGCGCGACCTCGGCGTCGGGGTGGCCCTGGACGACTTCGGCACCGGCCAGTCGTCGCTGACCCTGCTGCGCACCTGCCCGGTCACCACCCTCAAGGTGGACAAGTCGTTCATCGACGAGCTGAACGGCACCGCCGAGCAGGAGGCGATCGCCACCTCGCTGAGCACCATCGCGGCCACCCTCGGGCTGCGCGCGGTGGCCGAGGGCGTCGAGACCCAGGCGCAGGCGTCCCGCCTCGAAGCCCTCGGCTACCGGTACGCGCAGGGCTACTTCTTCGCCAAGCCCGGCCCGGCCGCCCTGATCGACGCGGCCCTGGAGGCGCCGGTCGTGATCGACTGA
- a CDS encoding glycoside hydrolase family 13 protein, translating to MTDQLVAPPTVEAPPASWWRNAVIYQIYPRSFADSNGDGIGDLPGISSRLPYLKDLGVDAVWLSPFYASPQADAGYDVSDYRTVDPIFGTVADASELITGAHALGLRVIVDLVPNHSSDQHEWFQKAIAEGPGSLFRERYHFRPGKGENGELPPNDWPSIFGGPAWTRVEDGEWYLHLFAPEQPDFNWEHPAVRDEFKTILRFWLDLGVDGFRVDVAHGLVKEEGLPDVGADAEWHLLGVGESPCFDRDGVHEIYRSWRQILDEYPGERIAVAEAWAPNLARVSHYVRDDELHQAFNFSYLGTAWNVHEQRQMIDDSLAAMSAVGAPTTWTLSNHDVVRHTTRLMQTAEGEVAGRKAVAVDEVAGLRRARAASALMLALPGSAYLYQGEELGLPEVLDLPPEVRQDPAFHRATGQDGYRDGCRVPIPWSGDEAPYGFGPEGGGSWLPQPASWAKLSVAAQADVPDSTLELYRKALAVRRTHPALQPTGNLSWVTAPAGILAFDRQVEGAPVFRCTVNMSDQPVSVGRPGELLLASGPVEGGPDEVVLPPDTTVWWSIPS from the coding sequence ATGACAGATCAATTGGTCGCACCGCCCACCGTCGAGGCGCCGCCGGCTTCCTGGTGGCGCAACGCGGTCATCTACCAGATCTACCCGCGCAGCTTCGCCGACTCGAACGGCGACGGCATCGGTGACCTGCCCGGCATCAGCAGCCGCCTGCCGTACCTCAAGGACCTGGGCGTGGACGCGGTCTGGCTCTCCCCGTTCTACGCGTCGCCGCAGGCGGACGCGGGTTACGACGTCTCCGACTACCGGACCGTCGACCCGATCTTCGGCACCGTCGCCGACGCCTCCGAGCTGATCACCGGAGCGCACGCGCTCGGCCTGCGGGTGATCGTCGACCTGGTCCCCAACCACTCGTCCGACCAGCACGAGTGGTTCCAGAAGGCGATCGCCGAGGGCCCCGGCTCGCTGTTCCGCGAGCGCTACCACTTCCGCCCCGGCAAGGGCGAGAACGGCGAGCTGCCGCCGAACGACTGGCCGTCGATCTTCGGCGGCCCGGCCTGGACCCGGGTCGAGGACGGCGAGTGGTACCTGCACCTGTTCGCCCCGGAGCAGCCGGACTTCAACTGGGAGCACCCGGCGGTCCGTGACGAGTTCAAGACCATCCTGCGGTTCTGGCTCGACCTGGGCGTCGACGGCTTCCGGGTGGACGTGGCGCACGGCCTGGTCAAGGAGGAGGGCCTGCCGGACGTCGGGGCGGACGCCGAGTGGCACCTGCTCGGCGTCGGCGAGAGCCCGTGCTTCGACCGGGACGGCGTGCACGAGATCTACCGCTCCTGGCGGCAGATCCTCGACGAGTACCCGGGCGAGCGGATCGCGGTCGCCGAGGCGTGGGCGCCGAACCTGGCCCGGGTCTCGCACTACGTCCGCGACGACGAGCTGCACCAGGCGTTCAACTTCAGCTACCTGGGCACCGCCTGGAACGTGCACGAGCAGCGTCAGATGATCGACGACTCGCTCGCCGCGATGAGCGCGGTCGGCGCGCCGACCACCTGGACGCTCTCCAACCACGACGTGGTCCGGCACACCACCCGGCTGATGCAGACCGCCGAGGGTGAGGTGGCCGGCCGCAAGGCGGTCGCCGTCGACGAGGTGGCCGGGCTGCGCCGGGCCCGGGCGGCCAGCGCGCTGATGCTGGCGCTGCCCGGTTCCGCCTACCTCTACCAGGGCGAGGAGCTCGGCCTGCCGGAGGTGCTGGACCTGCCGCCGGAGGTGCGCCAGGACCCGGCGTTCCACCGGGCGACCGGTCAGGACGGCTACCGCGACGGCTGCCGGGTGCCGATCCCGTGGAGCGGCGACGAGGCGCCGTACGGCTTCGGCCCGGAGGGCGGCGGCAGCTGGCTCCCGCAGCCCGCGTCGTGGGCGAAGCTGAGCGTGGCCGCGCAGGCCGACGTGCCGGACTCGACGCTGGAGCTGTACCGCAAGGCGCTCGCCGTGCGGCGCACCCACCCGGCGCTGCAGCCCACCGGGAACCTGAGCTGGGTGACCGCCCCGGCCGGGATCCTGGCCTTCGACCGGCAGGTCGAGGGCGCGCCGGTCTTCCGCTGCACGGTCAACATGAGCGACCAGCCGGTCAGCGTCGGCCGGCCGGGCGAGCTGCTGCTGGCCAGCGGCCCGGTGGAGGGCGGCCCGGACGAGGTCGTGCTGCCGCCGGACACCACCGTCTGGTGGTCCATCCCGAGCTAG
- a CDS encoding LacI family DNA-binding transcriptional regulator: protein MPPRKPSSASKAPARTFKTKPGKPTSTDVAAAAGVSRSAVSFAFNNPQRISTATRERILAVAEELGYTPNTLGRMLQAGTTNSIGVLLPQGLAQILENPYYSRFLMGAGQVCDREGYTLLLTPPLQDSVLKAIPYAAVDGFIVCGLEIDRGEVAELDRRGIPFVLIDSDRHEGAPHVEVDDRGGARDVARYLLELGHRRLAVLSIGPRPAADPGHRGPLARRLAGITDALAEVGLTLDDVRVAEVPVTRADGYKATRELMSGEPPSAILALSDVLAYGAVDALQDLGVAVPDEVSVTGFDDLAESAWFRPRLTTVRQPIVTKGRIAADFLISAIRGEDQHPHQMLGTSLIVRDSATNPA from the coding sequence ATGCCGCCGAGGAAGCCGAGCAGCGCCTCGAAGGCTCCTGCAAGAACTTTCAAGACCAAGCCCGGCAAGCCCACCTCCACCGACGTCGCGGCGGCCGCCGGGGTGTCCCGCTCGGCGGTCTCCTTCGCGTTCAACAACCCGCAGCGGATCTCCACCGCGACCAGGGAGCGGATCCTCGCGGTCGCCGAGGAGCTCGGCTACACGCCGAACACGCTGGGCCGGATGCTGCAGGCCGGGACCACCAACTCGATCGGGGTGCTGCTGCCGCAGGGGCTGGCGCAGATCCTGGAGAACCCGTACTACTCGCGGTTCCTGATGGGCGCCGGGCAGGTGTGCGACCGGGAGGGCTACACGCTGCTGCTCACCCCGCCGCTGCAGGACTCGGTGCTCAAGGCGATCCCGTACGCCGCGGTGGACGGCTTCATCGTCTGCGGGCTGGAGATCGACCGGGGCGAGGTGGCCGAATTGGATCGGCGCGGCATCCCGTTCGTGCTGATCGACTCGGACCGGCACGAGGGCGCGCCGCACGTCGAGGTGGATGACCGCGGCGGCGCCCGGGACGTGGCCCGCTACCTGCTGGAGCTCGGTCATCGGCGGCTCGCGGTGCTGTCCATCGGGCCGCGGCCGGCGGCGGACCCGGGGCATCGGGGACCGCTCGCCCGGCGGCTGGCCGGGATCACCGACGCGCTCGCCGAGGTGGGGCTGACCCTCGACGACGTGCGGGTGGCCGAGGTGCCGGTGACCCGCGCCGACGGCTACAAGGCGACCCGGGAGCTGATGTCCGGCGAGCCGCCGAGCGCCATCCTCGCCCTCTCCGACGTCCTGGCCTACGGCGCCGTGGACGCCCTGCAGGACCTGGGGGTGGCCGTGCCGGACGAGGTCTCGGTGACCGGTTTCGACGACCTCGCCGAGTCGGCCTGGTTCCGTCCCCGGCTGACCACCGTGCGGCAGCCGATCGTGACCAAGGGCCGGATCGCCGCCGACTTCCTGATCTCCGCGATCCGGGGCGAGGACCAGCACCCGCACCAGATGCTCGGCACCTCGCTGATCGTCCGGGATTCCGCTACAAATCCGGCATAA
- a CDS encoding glycoside hydrolase family 15 protein, translating into MPDFPPIAEHGLIGDLQTAALVATDGTVDWFCAPRFDSPSVFGALLDAGRGGHLITRPATEAFTAKQLYLPDSAVLVTRFMTDTGVGEIVDFMPISDSTTATDRHRLVRLVRCVRGEMTFAVHIAPRFGYGRDPFRTRATDQAVLFETDKEALTVRLIREPFEEPGRSWVDSDGDVRAELQLRAGQRRGLVLEIGPAAPLTQFPLTEALRLLDETVDFWESWLSGCTYQGRWREMVHRAAITIKLMTYAPTGGLVAAPTAALPEQVGGERNWDYRYTWVRDASFSVYSLLSLGFSDEAAALGRWLRDRVFEQAEKDPTGPLQIMYRVDGSSDLIEETLPHWSGYRGSSPVRIGNGAAGQLQLDIYGEAMDSIYVGQRHGIVPGHEGWQAIRHMLDWVAANWAQPEEGIWETRGGRQDFTYGRLMCWVALDRGLRIAAEHGRPAPLDEWRRQRDAIYTEIMERGWSPARQAFRQHYDTNVLDSSLLRMPTVGFVTPHDPRWLSTLRAMESELVTDSLVYRYDPAASPDGLRGSEGTFSLCTFAYVTALAGAGELDKARVTFEKMLTYANHLGLYSEEIGLTGEQLGNFPQAFTHLSLIDAAVTLDRQLDRYPRAAARRHTVLPPSPGA; encoded by the coding sequence ATGCCGGACTTCCCACCCATCGCCGAACACGGGCTGATCGGTGACCTGCAGACCGCTGCGCTGGTCGCCACCGACGGCACCGTCGACTGGTTCTGCGCGCCGCGCTTCGACTCGCCCAGCGTCTTCGGGGCGCTGCTGGACGCCGGGCGCGGCGGTCATCTGATCACCCGACCGGCCACCGAGGCGTTCACCGCCAAGCAGCTCTACCTGCCGGACAGCGCGGTGCTGGTCACCCGGTTCATGACCGACACCGGGGTCGGCGAGATCGTCGACTTCATGCCGATCTCGGACAGCACCACGGCGACCGACCGGCACCGGCTGGTCCGGCTGGTGCGCTGCGTGCGCGGCGAGATGACCTTCGCGGTGCACATCGCGCCGCGCTTCGGTTACGGCCGGGACCCGTTCCGGACCCGCGCGACCGACCAGGCGGTGCTCTTCGAGACCGACAAGGAGGCGCTTACCGTACGCCTGATCCGCGAGCCGTTCGAGGAGCCCGGCCGGTCCTGGGTGGACAGCGACGGCGACGTGCGGGCCGAGCTGCAGCTGCGGGCCGGCCAGCGGCGCGGGCTGGTGCTGGAGATTGGGCCGGCCGCCCCGCTGACCCAGTTCCCGCTGACCGAGGCGCTGCGGCTGCTCGACGAGACGGTGGACTTCTGGGAGTCCTGGCTGAGCGGCTGCACCTACCAGGGGCGCTGGCGCGAGATGGTCCACCGGGCGGCGATCACGATCAAGCTGATGACCTACGCGCCGACCGGCGGGCTGGTCGCGGCGCCCACCGCGGCGCTGCCCGAGCAGGTCGGCGGCGAGCGCAACTGGGACTACCGCTACACCTGGGTGCGCGACGCCTCGTTCTCGGTGTACTCGCTGCTGTCGCTGGGCTTCAGCGACGAGGCGGCGGCGCTCGGCCGCTGGCTGCGCGACCGGGTGTTCGAGCAGGCCGAGAAGGATCCGACCGGCCCGCTGCAGATCATGTACCGGGTGGACGGGTCGAGCGACCTGATCGAGGAGACGCTGCCGCACTGGTCCGGCTACCGCGGCTCGAGCCCGGTGCGGATCGGCAACGGCGCCGCCGGGCAACTGCAGCTGGACATCTACGGCGAGGCGATGGACAGCATCTACGTCGGCCAGCGCCACGGGATCGTCCCCGGGCACGAGGGCTGGCAGGCGATCCGGCACATGCTCGACTGGGTGGCGGCCAACTGGGCGCAGCCGGAGGAGGGCATCTGGGAGACCCGAGGCGGGCGGCAGGACTTCACCTACGGCCGGCTGATGTGCTGGGTGGCCCTGGACCGCGGACTGCGGATCGCCGCCGAGCACGGCCGCCCGGCCCCGCTGGACGAGTGGCGCCGGCAGCGCGACGCGATCTACACCGAGATCATGGAGCGTGGCTGGAGCCCGGCCCGGCAGGCGTTCCGCCAGCACTACGACACCAACGTGCTGGACTCGTCGCTGCTGCGGATGCCGACCGTCGGGTTCGTCACGCCGCACGACCCGCGGTGGCTCTCCACCCTGCGGGCCATGGAGAGCGAGCTGGTCACCGACAGCCTGGTCTACCGGTACGACCCGGCCGCGTCGCCGGACGGCCTGCGCGGCTCGGAGGGCACCTTCTCGCTGTGCACGTTCGCGTACGTGACCGCGCTGGCCGGCGCCGGCGAGCTGGACAAGGCGCGGGTGACCTTCGAGAAGATGCTGACCTACGCCAACCACCTCGGCCTCTACTCGGAGGAGATCGGGCTGACCGGCGAGCAGCTGGGCAACTTCCCGCAGGCGTTCACCCACCTGTCGCTGATCGACGCCGCGGTCACCCTGGACCGGCAGCTGGACCGCTATCCGCGAGCCGCGGCCCGGCGGCACACCGTGCTGCCACCGTCGCCCGGCGCCTGA
- a CDS encoding CsbD family protein, with the protein MAFDDKVDNKAEEVGGKVKEGVGKATDDEQLEAEGKADQTSANVKQAGEKIKDIFKS; encoded by the coding sequence ATGGCTTTCGATGACAAGGTCGACAACAAGGCCGAGGAAGTCGGCGGCAAGGTCAAGGAAGGCGTCGGCAAGGCCACCGATGACGAGCAGCTCGAGGCCGAGGGCAAGGCGGACCAGACCAGCGCCAACGTCAAGCAGGCCGGCGAGAAGATCAAGGACATCTTCAAGTCCTGA